agtcagtttatttgagttagccaaacgagtgagcgtatgcctcagcaatcctcccctctgcagtccaccaatgaaggcgtacatggcagtggtgtggtcgacattttcgcactcgttcctgcatgccaaccatcgtgtgaggaagtgtcttgaggattctcccttcttctggatacaggcttgcaagtcgcttgccgtggcaggtcttttgtaggtgcctctgaagtgtttctcgaaagcggtcttcaggtcaaaccagcaaaagatggaattcttctcgaggtcactgagccagatccgggctggacctacaaggtacaactggagcatgcggcaggcgatattaggggttcctccggcaaaggttactgcgttatagtaatcctcaatccaggtatccggcctttcggtgccatcataatgcttcaggtttccgggtagcttgaggttcatccttggctttggttcctcacgaatcatcctgccaaagcacttcggaccgatgtagtcggttctgtattcatttaggcgttcccgcgcgtcgcgcgggccttggcgaggagattgtgagcgggagcgagatctccggccgccgcctccgtctccacctccgccgccaccgctaggtggtggtgagggagacctgcgagggggtcgatccgacttcttgcttccgccttcagattctcctcggccctcccggtgctggctccggctcctgtggctgccttcgccatggcgttGGCTGCCCtagtcgttccggctccggcgaggctccggatcgcgctcctcattccgactcctcctgggctcgggctcacgatcgttgttctggttccggcgaggttccggcgtgcgctccctggttctgtttcttggcagcacgttgtcgcggattacaatcccaccatgccctgggggcctggtgtttccggctggactacggcggcgagggggtcgcgggtaaccattaggcggaggagaggggttgcggtacttgtcccgtccagagtacattgcatcctttccctttcttggatctgatggaggcgtccttgatgggacggggattggattcgggtgctctctggctttccttctgcgttccgaagatccggctcgcgattcgtcatctcgatggcgacCGTCATGCGCAGTGGAGACGCAGTGCTCCGGGTTAGATTCCAatctgcgcgaagtgtctgccttgctctgctgcctcattgctgaagcgacgagcgtgcgaacgtagtcgatgtcgatctcctcgttctttttcttcaagatctctgcagccttcgtcatattgtcctatggggttgcgaacggctgctgctccgttggagttgcgaaggtgatcctgcGGGGAGCTATCAAGTCGCGCCGGACCCTTTCGACCTCATGAtgagcttcaacgatcttgtcctcccaatgctttcggagttccttgacctttgccagtccttcgtccacctcctgctcacgctggatgaagtcttccacaaaaactgcggcgtGCTTCCTCTCCTCTAGCATGGCGGCTGCGGTGTCCTtaaacttcttggctgtggccagcatctccagtctcttagcttctaacgcttctacgtcttcgggagtaatgggtcgctcccgtgacattggagatccttggcgggatggctgagggtcagattgggTGGTTGCCCCTTCTGATCCAGGTTCTCCCAGCGCCGCTACGGTTGCAAGTacttgcttaggctgggcggagtcaacttcaggctgatcaccgaaaccgtactcccctagcttgcggttgaactcgtcagtatccatggagggggtatctccggaaattggctcagattgcccaaaatcgactcttcagccggagtttcgctttctccgacaggctcagcctgatccggaacaGCGTCGTTtttcggtgcctctacctgctcaggaccagctccgtcttcttgaggggcggttccggcggtatgggccaagaagtgtacgaagtggcacctctgcttttctaacacctgggagacccaggcggatctgcattggtcttccaccgttatttcctgctcaggggcggattgggtgggctttgaaattttcagatccgaggcggaatcttccttgggaagctcctgcatctcagatcggatcttcgcgacagcgtccagctctgcggcgatcacgtctgcgttacttaccagtgggtttccgtcggaatcgacggtttccccgatgaagatgtgtatgccgccaactgggacgatggagagcttgacggggtttgtcctagccggaatccaacactcatccggagggacgatcggcagatttccggcgtagaggacgcgccccacagcgatggtgtcgtcgtagcttcccatggtggaaccctcccggttccggcctccagacgccgcaggccccacggtgggcgccaactgtcgttgcctaatcgacggtaccccggaggagggatcctcatgagggggagaagaagtaggggccatagggcggagtgcacacgggacggtggtacgcgatttactcagcttcggaacacctgcacgatgacagggcctactgcggcttgtctggaattatctgggcgctttcgcgatattacaatgagttgaggttctgcctctagggctcccaggatccggcttataaaggcgcacggatctagggtttacacggagagtcctacccggatacaggtttcctaactacggtacaatgtcttgccgtgtacgccaaggatccgcccttcatctacgtcgtaccggatccgggtcccttaatgggcctccggggatccgggttcctcctcaatgtcggttggatccggctccctgctcctgggccggacatcttccgtcaggatcaacagcaactgggccgcccgatgggccacatgcctcatcaccatctgtgggtcacccgggcttgccggatctaagcattgtcgatggtacacccatgaagtatacccacaacagttagACATGGCAAGCATCTTTATATATGTTATTTTATCAAGTCGTGATTCAGATATACACAGTACAATGCTCATTCTCTCTTGTATATGGTGCACTATGTCTTATTCTTATCATTGCTTATGCTGGACCACTGTTTGTGATGCAAGTTGCTGAGAGGTCTGGATCGAGGTGGAGGGATTACTGGCACTGGTTCTCCTCACCCAGGAGCGAGGTCATGATGTACATAGGTAAATAGTAgtgccttatcttagttttggttTCATAAGTTGCATATATAATCTCTCTTACTGATATCATTATGATTGTGTTCAAACTTGAAATATGCCAGCAAGTCATTCTAGAGACTTGTATATTTATATCATTTTCCATGGTTGCCAGATGATGTACATAGGTAAATAGCAGTGGCTTATCCTTTCCTAATATGGGACTTCTGGTTTGCAATGCTCCAATTTTGGTTTCGTAAGTTGCTTAATCTATGCTACTGATATTGTTATGATTATGTTCAAACTTCAAGTATGCCAACAAGCCACTGTAGAGAATTATGTATTTGTTTCATTTTAGTGCACCATTCTTGCCATGCTTATCTTTGCCTAATTAATCTAGGACATTTGGTTGGTGATGCTTCAGTTTTGGTTTCATAAGTAGCTTAAATCTATGTTACTGATATCGTTGTGGGCGTGTTCAAACTTCAAATATTCTATCAATCCACTATAGGGACTTGTATATTTGTTTCACTTTAGTGTACCATGCTTGCCGAATGTTGGACAAATAATTTTGTCACATCATTTGAGCTAGCATTCCAAATTTGTTATCTACTAACATCAGTGAGATCTTGGAGTCCATCATCTATTAGGATTGTTGAGAGATTTATTGCCACCATAGGTTCCTAGATTGAATTTAATTGTCAGCAGCTCACTAGCTATTTTTTACAGATTCATATCAACATAATAAAAGTACAAATCCTTTTTCTTGGTTGTGTAGCAAGAAGGCAAAAATGTATGGATTATTTTTTGACAGAACAGTAGGATTACTTTTGATAACCATATTTTGCCAATTGGTTTGGCGTGTGTTATCCAACTGAACCAACCTGACCATGTAGTTACAGGAATTGGCCTCAATAATATGACATGAAAGTATTGGCAATACTTTTTAGTATGTATGTGCGAATTACAGCAAAACCTATTGTTTGTTCACGGCTGCACGATGTTACTATACACAGAGAAGTCGAGAAAACAAATGTCGACCACAATATATCTCAGACTACATCCTGAAAACAAACACAATGAACTTGGATACAAATACAAGTTTATAAAGAGGTGACATGTCACACCATGAGCTTGCATTTATTTTACCGATCAGCTCGCCCCACATGGGCTGGGATACTCTGGCTTCAGCTGATCCATTGCAACCACCTTTTTTGAGAATTCAATTTATAGAAAGCTTGAGAAATATTTCCCCTACTGATTCTTATATGCATTTTTTCTCACCTTGATTTAGGATCTGGCTAACAATCTGTAGCCAGAACTACCGGCAACCAACCTTGTATTTTAATTtttactacttgagagggccaactaaaGAAGAGGCTGGAAGGACCATGGCCCAAAATGCAACGAGAGGATTCCTtgtgatgcttggaagcatcgattataTGCACTGGTTATGAAAGAACTGTCTGTTTACTTGGCAAGGTATATTTTTTTAAATCAAAGGCCAAAGGCCCAACGTTAAATTAATAACGCCATAATGGCCACAAGGTAGAAAGAGCTGAGCCCAGCTTACAACACACACCCACACACCCACACAAATTGCCAACATGGCTACAATCGGAACCTCGAACGGCGATCACGACCCTTACAAAGCCTACGAAGATTCGGAGAAGCTCCGAACAACAacagtgtcgggccggagctcaccCTAGAGCGAGCCATCGAACACGCACGCCGTCAACGGAACTCCCCGCCGCGGGCAGCACCACCAGTAGCCGACCACCACTATGCATCAACCACCACCGATCGAACCCCAACAAGTAGCACCATGGAAACTCAACGAGGAAGCAGGGCAGGACGCAAGCCCTGCTGAAGGTCGCCAAGCGAAGAGCCAATGACATCCGAAGAAACACTGGAAAACTCCAAGACGATGTCTTCAAGAAGAACACGACACGAGCGCGCTATCACCGCCCGATCTgtggatcttaggttttcacccgaaGCACCTTGCTCGACGAATACCGCGCCTCAGACACACTACCAACGGAGAGCCGCACACTGTGAATTCCAAGGTGGTGTATTCAAGAAGATCATGACACGAGAGTGCTgccaccgcccgatccgaggatcttggGCTTTCACTCGTAGCACGTAGAAGGACAGGGAGAAGCCTCAacaacgccttcaagaagggaacggCGTCCGCGGACGTCGTCGTCGTGGCCCGGGCAAGCAAGGGCTTCCCCTCGACGAACTCTCCCCGCCTTCTACACAGGACATCGACCGACGGAGCGGTCGATCCACTGCCACCACCCGCTACTCACCGGCCACCACGTCGCCCCCGCGGCCATGGTTTCCGGCCAGCTCCTGAGCCACTGGCATGCCCCCCCAACCAAATAGGCTCCCACCGACCAAGGCCGCCGGCCCGGCACCCAACTCTGAGAACTGCAAACTGCTAAGCACGGAAGACACCATTGCGAGGGCCGCAGACGCCGACCAAGGACTCCGGGCTGCTATAGCGCCACTGCCGATCCACTGGAAAGAGCACCCCCTGCTAGATCGACCACCAAACCACCCCCGAGACGGCCGGAGCACGCAGATCTGGGCAGAGATGGATGGGCTCGAAGCGGCTAGACCCGATCTGGATCAGCATAGCCCACAGCTTGATGGTCTCCTCCATGGCCGGCCGGACAAGCGCCGTCGCCCACCGCGCTTTGCCGAGCTGGGCCTCAACCCGACGTCCCCGCGCATCACCAGGCCGTCgcacgagcacgcgccgcccgcAGGAAACGCGCCGCCGCACCCCGCGTCCAGCACGACGCCCTCACCGGCCGCGCTAGCCCGCGCCGCTGCCACCACACGAGGGGCAGAGAGGGGTCCCGCCGGTGCCGGCGCCGCACGGGCTTCGCCCGTCGACGCGCTGAGGCTGCGGCGAGGAGGAGGGGGGCGAGGCGAGGGGGCGCCGCCGGGAGCCCCAGGCCGCCCACGGGAGCGGCTAAGGGGCATGGTATATACAAAGGACGTTATGGATATTGCTGTGTGGTGCTTGAACATTGATGGTCACACCTTCTTTCAAAGGCCTAACTATTAATGGTACTGCTAGTGAGGCTCTTAGTTTCCTCCTCGACCTCAAATTCTTCATCGCATAACTCAAAATTGACGGTCACGCCTTCATTGAATAAACCAAACCAAAGGTATCTATCTAGCAACATCTTGAAAATAGCCTAGCTCTGCTATATTAATATACGGTTTTGCTAGAAATCAGGCGCCTGATTTTTATTAAGTCTAAGTCGACTTTTTAGCCATCTGATTTGTCTCGTGATCCGTGCTGATATGGGAAGTGCAAGTTGATTTTAACTGGTATCTCTTAATTGCGCACGAGTTGCAACTCATATTTTATCAATTACACACGGATTGCAACTAATAATTTTTTTAGTTACATATAGGTTGCAACTGATATTTTGTCAGTTGCGCATGGGTTGCAACTGATATTTTTCTAGTTGCGCATATATTGCAACTTGTATTTTTTTCCGATTACGCATGGGCTGTAATTGGTATTTTCTCACTTGCGTACTAGTTGCAACTGATATTTTCTCAGTTGCGCGTAAGTTGTAACTAATATTTTTCATAAGTTGTAACTAATATTTTTCTTAGTTACATATCTCAGTTGCAACTTGTATTTTCTTAGTTACATATGCAAATTGAATAGCTAAGAAATCAACTTAGACTTAATAAAAATCAGTCGCCCCTCATATCTAGGCGCTCccattaatatagcaaccacaaTTATTGTAATTTTCCTTGAGAAAATTTAAGTTGATTTCTCACATCCCCAATTTATTTGATAcacgaaaaaaaaggcaaattaGGCAACGAACGTGAGGAACTGAGGATACAGCAACGAGTGATTTCATTTTCATAACAAAACGCGTGGAGTGAGACGCGCGGAGAGCGGCTTCTTCATCGTCTTGATGAAAGTGTCCAGCTCTGTGAGGTCGACGGCAGCACAATCCTCCGTCGGTGGCGCCCACTGGAACTCCAGCACGAGCGCAGCCAAGAAACACTTGATGTTCACCATGGCCACACCTGATCCAGGGCAGAACCGATGCCCCGCGCCGAAGGGCATCATCCTGATCTCCCTGGGACCGGGCAGAGGGCCGACGTCCTCTGCCTCGCCACCGGGCAGGAACCGCTCAGGCCGGAACTCGTCGGGGTCCTTCCACGTGTGCTTGTCCCTTCCGATGTCCCCCAGGGTGAACTGCACGAGCacgtcgcccgccgccgccgccgccgccggtacggTTGCCGTTCCTCCGACTCCGACCACCCTCTCGGCGACGTCGGCCTGGACGTGGCGCTGCATGAACGGCACGAGCGGATGCAGGCGGAGGCTCTCCAGCACCACGGCGTTAAGATACGGCATGCCACGGATAAGGCTCCTGCGGAAGACGTCCCCGCCGTCGACCTCCTCACGAAGCTTTTGCTGGACGTCCTGCCTGTTTACGAGGTGAGCGAGGGTCCATTCCAGGCATGCCCCGATGGTCCCTGCGCCGGCGCCAAGGAACTCGGAGAAGAGGTTAACCATCTCGTCATCCCTAACACCGCGCCGCCCAccgccgtcgtcgccgtcgaCGGGTACGCGTAGGTCGATGAGCGAGTCTACGTACGGACGAAGGCCGTTGCATGGCCCTCGAGACTTCCGCCGGGCGGCAACGAGAGGGAGGAACAGCTCACCCAACCGGCCGTGCAGGGCCAGGAGCCGTCGTAGACGCCTCCACTCGGCGAACCTTGCCCGCAGGGTACCAGGCGAGGCCCTGGCCTCTCCGACGGCGATCTGCTGGAAGCTCTGTATCACGGAGCCCATGGCGCGTACATGGCACCCGTCGACGCCGTCGCCGAAGCACAGGCGTGCGATGACCGGAAAGACGGCGTTGCAGAGGTGCTCACGGACGGGAATGGCAccctctccggc
This region of Lolium perenne isolate Kyuss_39 chromosome 2, Kyuss_2.0, whole genome shotgun sequence genomic DNA includes:
- the LOC127330507 gene encoding cytochrome P450 89A9 — encoded protein: MELLVFLALVLVGFSFLLQRRRSCSSAKRACAPAPVVIQKIGDPAVAHRALVENADDFSNRPLAPFLRYLAEKNGGRRGESLASVSHSPLWRAFRCNLTAETLHPSRLGHLAPLQREGIEALVARLSSSAAAAGEGAIPVREHLCNAVFPVIARLCFGDGVDGCHVRAMGSVIQSFQQIAVGEARASPGTLRARFAEWRRLRRLLALHGRLGELFLPLVAARRKSRGPCNGLRPYVDSLIDLRVPVDGDDGGGRRGVRDDEMVNLFSEFLGAGAGTIGACLEWTLAHLVNRQDVQQKLREEVDGGDVFRRSLIRGMPYLNAVVLESLRLHPLVPFMQRHVQADVAERVVGVGGTATVPAAAAAAGDVLVQFTLGDIGRDKHTWKDPDEFRPERFLPGGEAEDVGPLPGPREIRMMPFGAGHRFCPGSGVAMVNIKCFLAALVLEFQWAPPTEDCAAVDLTELDTFIKTMKKPLSARLTPRVLL